The Gemmatimonadaceae bacterium genome segment CCGGGGCTCGGGCACCGGTTTCTTCGAGACCTATCGGTGACGCGGCTTGACGTGCCACGGCGGGGCACGCCAATTGATGCCATGTCCGGCTCCGTTCGCATCGGCACCCAAGGGTGGAACTACGACGCCTGGGTAGGCCCGTTCTATCCGCCCCACACCCGTCCCGCGGAGTTCCTCAGCGTGTACGCGCGCGCCTTCGACACGGTGGAGGTGGACTCGACGTTCTACGCGGTGCCGTCGGCCAAGACCGTGCGCGGGTGGGCCGACCGTACACCGTCGCAGTTCAGGTTCGCGCTCAAGATGCCGCAGGAAGTGACCCACGAGCGGCGACTCCGGGAGTGTGCCGGCGTGGCCGCGGAATTTTTCGACCGGGCGCGGGAACTCGAAGGCAAACTGGCCGCTGTGCTGCTGCAGTTCGGGTCCGACTTCACGCCGGCGGAGTTGCCGGCGCTGGCCGAGTTCATTCCCAAGCTTCCGGGCGACATCCGGTTCGCGGTGGAATTCCGCGATAAGGGATGGATCTACGATGGCGTGCTGGCGCTGCTCGCCGAGCACGGCGTGGCGCTGGCGCTCACCGAGGGCAAGTGGATCTCGCGCCGCCAGACGTTCGCGCTCGCCGAACGCCCCACTGCCGATCTCATCTACGTGCGTTGGATGGGCAATCGTGAGATCGTGGACTTCTCGCGCGTGCAGGTGGATCGCACGCGCGAACTCGAGGCGTGGGCCGAGGTGCTGGCGCGCCTGGAGCGAGACGGCCGGACGATCCTCGGCTACTTCAACAATCATTTCTCCGGTCACAGCCCGGCGTCGGCCCGCGATCTGCAGCGCCTGCTGCGTCAGAGCCCGGTCGATCCCGAGCATCTCGGGGAACAGATGTCGCTGTTCTGAGCGTCGAACCGGGCCCCCATTGGCGGGGGACCGTGCAGGCGCCGTCGTACTCCCCGATTCACTAACTTCTGGGCCATGTCCAAGCGGATCGTCCTCTTCTCTGCGTTCGCGCTTGCCGCGGCGGCGCTGTTCGTCCGGCTCGGCTTCTGGCAGATAAGCCGGCTGCATGAGCGCCAGGCGCTGAACGCCTACATCGAATCGCGTATCGATTCGATACCGGTGTCCTTCTTCGCATTGGGCCCGGACAGTGCGGTCACCCACTTCAGGCGCGTCACGGTGAGTGGAACGCCCGATTTCGCGCACGAGTTCTACATGGTGGATCGCACGAGGGACGGAGCGCCGGGCGTGTACGTGCTGACGCCGATCCGCGTGCCGGGGCACGACACCGCCGTGCTCGTGAACCGGGGGTGGGTGTACTCGCCCGATGCGACGACCATCGATCCGTCCCGCTGGCACGCTCCCGACAGCACGTTCGAAGGCTACGTGGACGAGTTCCAGCCGCCGGTGGCGGTGCCGCCGCCCGAGCCCCAACATGTACGGACCATCGACTACCAGCGGATCGCGGCCGCGCTGCCGTACCCGATCGCCGACACGTACGTCGTAGCTCTGGGCAGGGACTCGGTGATCGCGGGGACCCCGTTGCGCATCGATCCACCGCCGCTCGACGAGGGGCCGCACCGCAGCTACGCGGTCCAATGGTTCGCGTTCGCGCTCATTGCGCTGGGCGGTGCGGCGTTCGTGGTCCTCAAAGACCGGGAGGCGCGGCGGGCCGCGGCCCAAGGCGCCGGCCATTCTCGAGCAAGTTGACATGGGGGCGCAGCCGGTGGGGCGGGCCAGCGAGCAGGAAGCGCGCGATGTGGCCGAAGCGGCACGCGAGAGCGAATGGTCGGGTCCGAGCTTCGTGCGGGACCTGTTTCTCGGACGATTCCCACTGCACCTCATTCACCCGGTTGCGGCGCCCGATGCCGAGGAGATGGCCCGCGCCAAGCCATTCCTCGACGCGCTGCGCACATTTCTCGAGCGCGTCGATTCCGACATGATCGACCGTACCGGCGAGGTGCCCGAGGCATACGTGCAGGAATTGCGCGAGATAGGCGCGTTCGGAATCAAGATTCCCCGTGAGTACGGCGGACTGGGGCTGCACTACTCGACCTACGTGAAGGCGATTGCGATGGTGACGTCCAAGGACGGGTCGCTGGCCGCGCTGCTTTCGGCGCACCAGTCCATCGGGTTGCCGCAGCCGCTGGCCTTGTTCGGCACCGAGGAGCAGAAACGCGCATATTTTCCGCGGCTCGCCAAGGGCGCGATCTCCGCGTTCGCGCTCACCGAAGTGGACGTCGGATCGGACCCCGCGAATCTGGCCTCGCACGCGGAGCCGAGCGCCGACGGTACGCAGTGGGTGCTGAACGGCGAGAAGCTCTGGTGCACCAACGGTACGCGCGCCGACCTGTTCGTGGTCATGGCGCGCACGCCGGACCGGGTCGTGAACGGAAAACCGCGGCGTCAGATCACGGCATTCATCGTCGAGGCCAGCTGGCCGGGCGTCGAGGTGGTGCACCGGTGCCGGTTCATGGGGCTCAAGGCGATCGAGAACGGATTGATCCGGTTCACCGACGTGCGCGTGCCCAGAGAGAACATCCTGTGGGCCGAGGGGCGCGGGCTCAAGCTGGCGCTCGTCACCCTGAACACGGGGCGGCTCACGCTGCCGGCCAGCGTAGCGGGGTCGAGCAAGGCGATGCTCGAGATCTCGCGCAAGTGGGCGATGGAACGCGTGCAGTGGGGGCAGCCCGTGGGCCGGCACGAGGCCGTGGCGCGAAAGATCGGTGCGATGGCGGCCGACACCTTCGCCATCGACGCGGTGTCGCGGCTCACGGTGGCGGCGGCCGAGCGCGGCAATTACGACATCCGTCTCGAAGCCGCGATCGCCAAGATGTACAACACGGAGATCGGCTGGCGCATTGTCGACGACACGCTGCAGGTGCGCGGCGGACGCGGCTACGAGACGGCCGACTCGTTGCGCGAGCGCGGCGAGCGGCCGGTAGCAGTGGAGCGCGCGATGCGCGATGCGCGCATCAATCTGATCTTCGAGGGGTCGTCGGAGATCATGCGACTGTTCATTGCCCGTGAAGCGGTGGACCACCACTTCAAGCTGGCGTTCCCGATCGTCAACCCCGACTCCACGCTCGGCCAGCGGCTGCGCGCCGCGGTGCGGGCCGCGCCGTTCTATGCCGGGTGGTATCCGGCGCTCTGGCTTCCCCGGGTGGGGGGATTCGGTGAGTTCGGCCGCCTGGCCCACCATCTGCGGTTCGCGGAGCGTCGGGCGCGCAAGCTGGCACGCGCGATCTTCCACGCCATGGTGCGGTTCGGACCCAAGCTGGAACGCAAGCAGGCGGTGCTGTTCCGCGGCGTGGAGATCGGGGCGGAGCTATTCGCGATGACGGCGGCTTGCGTGTACGCACACGACGAGGCCGAGCGGGGGAACGACGGGGCGGTGGCCCTGGCCGACGTCTTCTGCCGCGAGGCCGCGCGGCGGGTGGACGACCGATTCCGCGAGTTCTACGGGCCGAACGACGCGGCGATGTATCGGTTGAGCCAGCAGGTGTTGAGCGGGGAGTTCGCGTGGATGGAGGAGGGGATTATCAGCGGTTGGGAAAGTGCGGACACCTGAACCCACGCCGGCGAGCATGGCGCCGACAGCGGATCCGAGGCCGAAGGCCCCACCAAATTCCCGTCGCTTCGGCGTTGCGCCGTCCTGACCGCCGCTCTACCTGTTGGCGCCCCTATTCCGTAAAAGCCGTATACCCCTCGTCGGCGATGGCTTCCTCGATCGCGTCGATCGTCGCCACGGCCGGATCATGATGAATCGTGGCCGAGCCGATCTGCACGTCGTCCACCTTCACGCCCTGCATCTTGGACAGGCGGCCCTTCACCGCGTGCACGCAGTGCTGGCACGTCATGCCTTCGATCTTCAGTGTAATCTGCTCCATGGTTCGCTCCCGTTGCGTCTCGTAACAAGATAATCGACGCCCCGAGGGTCGCGCGGGAGGGGGCGGTGGCGGTGGTGGGGCTACTCGACCGTCATCCGGCGCAGCTGCAACAGCACGACCGCGGCGGCGATCAGCACGCCTCCGCCGAGCACGGCCGGCGTGACCCCCTGGCCCAGTACCCAGGCGCCGAGTAGGGCCGTCCAGAAGGGTTCGATCGTTGAGACGATGGCCGTGCGCACCGGCCCCAGCACGCGCAGGCCGCGCAGGAAGGCGGTGAACGCGATAGCCGTGGACCAGAGCGCGAGCACGCCGATGGCCAGCCACGCCTCGTGGCTGAGCGCGACGGTGGCGCGGCTCGTGGAATAGTCGAAGGCGATCAGAATCACGCCGGCCCCGAGGGCCGAGTAGACCGCGGCGATCGACTCCGACAGCTGCTCCTGATAGTGGCCGATGAGCGGGATGTACATGGCGTAGGCCACGGCCGACACCAGGGCCAGCATCACGCCCATCGGATGCAGCTGCCCCATGCTGGGCGTTCCCACCATGATGCCGATGCCGGTGAGCGAGAGCACGAGCGCCAGCAGACGCGCGGGTGTGAGCCGTTCGGTGCCGCGCAGGGCGGCGATCACGGCCACCCAGGCGGGGTACGTGTAGAAGAGAAAGCTGAGCGGCGCCGCGGGGATGTAGGCGAGTGCCGACAGGCTCACGAACGCGATGAACGCCTGGGCGCCGCCGGCGAGCACGAACACCGGCGCCAAGCGGCGCCATGGCGCGCGGAGTGACGCGGCCCGGCCGGCGAGCAGCGCCAGAAGCACCGTCCCCAGCAGGTAGCGCCAGGAAAGCACGTTGAGCAGCGACGCGCCCGACCGAGTGGCGAGCGACGTGAGAATCGGGATCGCACCGAATCCCGTGGCGCTCACCACGATCAGCCCGGTCGCCCGCCACCCCGAGGCCCGCGTCGTCGCGGTGGACTCGACTACCGTCATCGTCAGTCCCCGCGGGCCAGCGGCGCGGTCAGAGGAGCGTGCCCTGGCGGAAGGTCTGCGCGACCGTGAAGACGATCACGAGGCTGGTGACGTCCACCAACCCCGCCACCTGCGGCGCGAGCACCGCCGCGACCAGGCGGTCTTCCGGAGTGTACTGAGTTGGCGTCATGGCCTGGTCTCCCCCGAACGGGCAGGGCGTCGTGTGGGCGACGAACGAGGGCGCGGGCGGTTCATCCCGCGCGGTGGTCCTTCTACATGGCGGGCGTCAAGGTACGTCCCCGCTGCTACAGGGACAAGGCGCGTGCGTGTGCGCGGTGCACGACGCACTGGACGGTCCCGCCGCGCGTGCCGGAGCCCGTTCGGCGCGCGGCCCGGGAACACTTTTCCGATCAAGGGGTCCTACCAGGTGAGCTTCCGACGCGGTGCGAGAATAAGGTCCCCGCCAAGAGCTCGAGGGAGTAAGGGGAAGAGTCTGCGGGGGGTTCGCACCGGGAAGGGGGCGGGCCCCTCGCACTTTTTTCCCCGCCCGACCCCACACACTCGTAGGAACGTAGGAGAGTCAGACGCCGAAATCTGCCCCTACACCAACCGCCGGCGCTCTTCAATCACCTCGACGACGTCGTATCCAGCCACGGCGATCGCGGCCCGCAGCGCTTCGGCGGTCGCGCGGCCGTCGTGCTCGATCGTCGCTCCGCCGATCGTGACGTCGGCCTGCCAAATGCCTTCCACGGCGGTGAGCGCGGTGTACACGGCGGTCACGCAGTAATTGCTGCGCATGCCCGGAATGGTGAGACGGGAAATCATCGTCCACAAGTTACTCGGCCGGGCCCTCCGTTGACGCCCCCCCGCGCGTCCGCGAACTTCCCAACGCCCTCACCCACACTCCATGACCCAAGTCGCATTTCTCGGGCTCGGCGCAATCGGCTGGCCCATGGCACGCCGCGTGGCCGACGCCGGATTCGAACTCACCGTCTGGAATCGCACGGCCGCGCGGACGCGCGATTTTGCCGCCGCCACGAAAGCCCGAGCCGCCACCAGCCCGGCCGATGCCGTGCGGGGGGCCGAGGTCGTCGTGACCTGCCTCTCCACGTCCAAGCACGTCGCGTCGCTGCTCGACGGCGCCGACGGTCTACTCGCTGGGCTCGCGCGCGGCGCGCTGTTCGTGGACTGCACGTCCGGCGATCCGGCCACCTCCGCTCGGATAGCCGAGCGGTTGGCCGCGCAGGGGGTGGCGTATATCGATGCACCGGTGAGCGGCGGCACGAGCGGCGCCGAGCAGGGCACGCTGACGGTCATGGTCGGAGGCGATCGCGCGGCGCTCGACCGCGCGCGGCCGGTTCTCGCGTCGTTCGGCAAGAAGATCGTACACTGTGGGGGCGTCGGGGCCGGTGACGCCGTGAAGGCGATGAACAATGCCATGCTCGCCATCCATGTGTGGTCCACTGGTGAGTGCCTCGCGGCGCTGTCGCGGATGGGGGTCGACCCCAGGGTGGCGCTCGACGTCGTGAACGCATCGAGCGGCCGCTCCAACACCTCGGAGAACCTCTTTCCCCAGCGCGTGCTGACGCGCGCCTTCCCTCGCACGTTCCGCCTGGCGCTGCTCGACAAAGACCTCGGGATCGCCGCCGCCGTGGCCCGCGAGCAGAATGTCCCGTCGCCCATTCTGCAGCTGACGGCCGAACTGTTTCGCATGGCGCATGCCGAGTTGGGCGAGGAGGCCGATCACGTGGAGGCCGTGCGGGTGATCGAGCGGCTGGCCGGCCAGGAGATCGCGTGAAGACGGTGGCCGAGATCCGCGCCGCCTTCCCGGCGCTGGAGCGCATGCACGCCGGATTCCCCGTGGCGTACTTCGACGGTCCCGGCGGCACCCAGGTGCCGCGCCCCGTGGGCGAAGCCATAATTGATTACATATACCACCACAACGCCAACACGCACTGGGCATATCCGACGAGCACCGAGACCGACGCCCTGATTGCCGCGGCGCGGCAGACGCTGGCCGAATTTCTGAACGGCAGGCCCGACGAGATCGCCTTCGGCCAGAACATGACGTCGCTCACGTTCCACCTGGCGCGCGGGCTGGGCCGGGCGTGGGGTCCGGGCGACGAGGTCGTGGTCACGGAACTCGACCACCACGCCAACGTGGCTCCGTGGCGCGCGCTGGCCGTGGATCGCGGCGTGACCATCCGCACCGTGCGCATGCGTCCGGCGACCGGGACGCTCGACTGGGACGATCTCGAACGTGCCGTGGGACCGCGCACCAGGCTGCTCGCCATCGGCGCCGCGTCCAATGCACTCGGTACGATCACCGACGTGCGCGCGGCCACGGCGCTGGCCCACGCGCACGGCGCCCTGGCGTTCGTGGACGCCGTACACTACGCGCCGCACCAGCTGGTGGACGTGCAGGCGATAGGCTGCGACTTCCTGGCCTGTTCGGCGTACAAGTTCTATGGGCCGCACATCGGCATTCTGTGGGGGCGCCGCGCGCTCATCGAATCCACCGACGTGCCTCGCCTCGACCCCGCGCCGCAGGAATCGCCCGAGCGGCTGGAAACCGGAACCCAGAACCACGAGGGCATGGTGGGCGCCGCGGCGGCGGTGGACTTCCTGGCCGGGCTCGCGGGGGCGGAAGGCGCCGGGGGTCGCCGCAACGCACTGCAGGCTGGCTACGCCGAGTTGCATCGCCGCGGCGAGACGCTGCTGGCGCAACTCTGGGCCGGGCTCGAAGCGATTGCCGGGATCACGCTGTTCGGGCCACGCCCGGGGCAGCCGCGTACGCCCACCGTGTCGTTCGTGATGAAGGGACGGGCGACGACCGAGATCGCGCGGAAGTTGGCGGGGCAAGGGCTGTTCGTGTCGAACGGCGATTTCTATGCGGCGACCGTGATCGAGCGGCTGGGGCAGAGTCCTGATGGCGTGGTGAGGATCGGGGCGAGTTGCTATACGACCAATGAGGAAGTCGACCGCCTCCTTCACGCGTTGGCTGCGCTGTAACGACGCCGACGCCCTTTGGCTGTATCTTGCACCATGACCCGCCGCCCAGGCGTCACCCTCCTCCTCTTCGTCGTCCTCGCGTCCGGCTGCGCCGCGCCGCGCCGGGATTCCCCGCCGGTCGCGGACTTCCTGCTCGTCGCTGGGGATTCCACGTATTGGGTAACCGCCCAGCCGGCCGGATTCCGGATGCGCGGCGAGCCGCTCATCCTGGCGCGCTTTGGCGGTCGATTCCACGAGGTCTACGTCGCCGACGATGACCATTCCTACGAGGACGCGCTCCTCGTGGGGCAGTTCGTCTTTTCGCGTGACCTGATCACCGACGATTCCACGATCGTGTTCGTGGACACGCTCGTCGACCGCGTGGCGCGGGCCTACGCCGCAGCGCATCCCGACGAAGCGCCACTCGACCCCGACGACCCGGTGGACGACCTGCCGATAGTTACCGCCACATCGGAGGTCACGCTGCTCGACGTGGACGGGCCGTACCTGTCGCTCGAATACCACGCCGACACCCGGCGTCGACCGGAACCGGGGT includes the following:
- a CDS encoding DUF72 domain-containing protein; translated protein: MTRLDVPRRGTPIDAMSGSVRIGTQGWNYDAWVGPFYPPHTRPAEFLSVYARAFDTVEVDSTFYAVPSAKTVRGWADRTPSQFRFALKMPQEVTHERRLRECAGVAAEFFDRARELEGKLAAVLLQFGSDFTPAELPALAEFIPKLPGDIRFAVEFRDKGWIYDGVLALLAEHGVALALTEGKWISRRQTFALAERPTADLIYVRWMGNREIVDFSRVQVDRTRELEAWAEVLARLERDGRTILGYFNNHFSGHSPASARDLQRLLRQSPVDPEHLGEQMSLF
- a CDS encoding SURF1 family protein, producing MSKRIVLFSAFALAAAALFVRLGFWQISRLHERQALNAYIESRIDSIPVSFFALGPDSAVTHFRRVTVSGTPDFAHEFYMVDRTRDGAPGVYVLTPIRVPGHDTAVLVNRGWVYSPDATTIDPSRWHAPDSTFEGYVDEFQPPVAVPPPEPQHVRTIDYQRIAAALPYPIADTYVVALGRDSVIAGTPLRIDPPPLDEGPHRSYAVQWFAFALIALGGAAFVVLKDREARRAAAQGAGHSRAS
- a CDS encoding acyl-CoA dehydrogenase family protein, yielding MGAQPVGRASEQEARDVAEAARESEWSGPSFVRDLFLGRFPLHLIHPVAAPDAEEMARAKPFLDALRTFLERVDSDMIDRTGEVPEAYVQELREIGAFGIKIPREYGGLGLHYSTYVKAIAMVTSKDGSLAALLSAHQSIGLPQPLALFGTEEQKRAYFPRLAKGAISAFALTEVDVGSDPANLASHAEPSADGTQWVLNGEKLWCTNGTRADLFVVMARTPDRVVNGKPRRQITAFIVEASWPGVEVVHRCRFMGLKAIENGLIRFTDVRVPRENILWAEGRGLKLALVTLNTGRLTLPASVAGSSKAMLEISRKWAMERVQWGQPVGRHEAVARKIGAMAADTFAIDAVSRLTVAAAERGNYDIRLEAAIAKMYNTEIGWRIVDDTLQVRGGRGYETADSLRERGERPVAVERAMRDARINLIFEGSSEIMRLFIAREAVDHHFKLAFPIVNPDSTLGQRLRAAVRAAPFYAGWYPALWLPRVGGFGEFGRLAHHLRFAERRARKLARAIFHAMVRFGPKLERKQAVLFRGVEIGAELFAMTAACVYAHDEAERGNDGAVALADVFCREAARRVDDRFREFYGPNDAAMYRLSQQVLSGEFAWMEEGIISGWESADT
- a CDS encoding cation transporter; translated protein: MEQITLKIEGMTCQHCVHAVKGRLSKMQGVKVDDVQIGSATIHHDPAVATIDAIEEAIADEGYTAFTE
- a CDS encoding DMT family transporter, whose amino-acid sequence is MTVVESTATTRASGWRATGLIVVSATGFGAIPILTSLATRSGASLLNVLSWRYLLGTVLLALLAGRAASLRAPWRRLAPVFVLAGGAQAFIAFVSLSALAYIPAAPLSFLFYTYPAWVAVIAALRGTERLTPARLLALVLSLTGIGIMVGTPSMGQLHPMGVMLALVSAVAYAMYIPLIGHYQEQLSESIAAVYSALGAGVILIAFDYSTSRATVALSHEAWLAIGVLALWSTAIAFTAFLRGLRVLGPVRTAIVSTIEPFWTALLGAWVLGQGVTPAVLGGGVLIAAAVVLLQLRRMTVE
- a CDS encoding heavy-metal-associated domain-containing protein, with the protein product MISRLTIPGMRSNYCVTAVYTALTAVEGIWQADVTIGGATIEHDGRATAEALRAAIAVAGYDVVEVIEERRRLV
- a CDS encoding NAD(P)-dependent oxidoreductase, whose protein sequence is MTQVAFLGLGAIGWPMARRVADAGFELTVWNRTAARTRDFAAATKARAATSPADAVRGAEVVVTCLSTSKHVASLLDGADGLLAGLARGALFVDCTSGDPATSARIAERLAAQGVAYIDAPVSGGTSGAEQGTLTVMVGGDRAALDRARPVLASFGKKIVHCGGVGAGDAVKAMNNAMLAIHVWSTGECLAALSRMGVDPRVALDVVNASSGRSNTSENLFPQRVLTRAFPRTFRLALLDKDLGIAAAVAREQNVPSPILQLTAELFRMAHAELGEEADHVEAVRVIERLAGQEIA
- a CDS encoding cysteine desulfurase-like protein, whose protein sequence is MKTVAEIRAAFPALERMHAGFPVAYFDGPGGTQVPRPVGEAIIDYIYHHNANTHWAYPTSTETDALIAAARQTLAEFLNGRPDEIAFGQNMTSLTFHLARGLGRAWGPGDEVVVTELDHHANVAPWRALAVDRGVTIRTVRMRPATGTLDWDDLERAVGPRTRLLAIGAASNALGTITDVRAATALAHAHGALAFVDAVHYAPHQLVDVQAIGCDFLACSAYKFYGPHIGILWGRRALIESTDVPRLDPAPQESPERLETGTQNHEGMVGAAAAVDFLAGLAGAEGAGGRRNALQAGYAELHRRGETLLAQLWAGLEAIAGITLFGPRPGQPRTPTVSFVMKGRATTEIARKLAGQGLFVSNGDFYAATVIERLGQSPDGVVRIGASCYTTNEEVDRLLHALAAL